The following are from one region of the Natronosporangium hydrolyticum genome:
- a CDS encoding phosphatase PAP2 family protein, producing MRRLTWGLAAWLLLLVAAQVAAFELIRRVFVATRRGQLLDTVALNGNSIGQEHIDEVVDVVLSAMTVLSLAAATIVIGFIALMRRRVALAAAATLLIIGANLTTQVLKYAIERPEFGVDLERVGAGNSLPSGHTTVAASVAVALVLVLPPAVRGVAGLIGGAYAGLAGVATLSAGWHRPSDAVASFLVVGVWAAVAGLVLAIAHHQDRAAGPSPGHRKPLLTLLLVGLVLLAGAGGMMFLTARELAAQPAWYDQQLLFTAYAGGAAGIVGAASLMMALVLASVHVAVPPRNGSVSVRQGARSEPPTTESAAHEGSPRVASVAAP from the coding sequence ATGCGACGGTTGACGTGGGGCTTGGCGGCATGGCTGCTGCTGCTGGTGGCTGCCCAGGTGGCAGCGTTCGAGCTGATCCGTCGCGTGTTTGTGGCCACGCGCCGTGGTCAGCTGCTCGACACCGTTGCGCTCAACGGCAACAGCATCGGCCAGGAACACATCGACGAAGTCGTCGATGTGGTGCTGAGCGCGATGACGGTGTTGTCGCTGGCGGCCGCCACCATCGTGATCGGTTTTATCGCGTTGATGCGGCGCCGGGTGGCGCTCGCGGCCGCCGCCACCCTGCTGATCATCGGGGCGAACCTCACCACCCAGGTGTTGAAGTACGCGATCGAGCGGCCGGAGTTCGGCGTCGACCTGGAGCGGGTGGGCGCCGGCAACAGCCTGCCCAGCGGCCACACCACCGTCGCCGCTTCCGTGGCGGTGGCGCTGGTGCTGGTCCTGCCGCCGGCGGTGCGGGGGGTGGCGGGCCTGATCGGCGGCGCGTACGCGGGGTTGGCCGGGGTGGCGACGCTCTCCGCCGGCTGGCACCGGCCCAGTGACGCGGTGGCATCATTCCTCGTGGTGGGGGTGTGGGCGGCGGTGGCCGGGCTGGTGCTGGCGATCGCGCACCACCAGGACCGGGCGGCCGGGCCCTCGCCGGGCCACCGGAAGCCGCTGTTGACGCTGCTGCTGGTGGGGCTGGTTCTGCTGGCCGGCGCAGGCGGGATGATGTTCCTGACCGCGCGGGAGTTGGCGGCGCAGCCCGCCTGGTATGACCAGCAGCTACTCTTCACCGCGTACGCGGGTGGGGCCGCCGGGATCGTCGGCGCGGCGAGTCTGATGATGGCGTTGGTGTTGGCCAGCGTCCACGTGGCGGTGCCGCCGCGCAACGGCTCGGTCAGTGTCCGGCAGGGGGCTCGGAGCGAGCCGCCGACAACTGAGTCAGCAGCGCACGAAGGGTCGCCGCGAGTTGCTTCCGTTGCGGCGCCGTAA
- a CDS encoding LemA family protein: MTAAAYTVLVPLLVGVACGAPLLLVLGWAIYTYNRLVRQRNQVHASWAQIDVELRRRHDLIPSLVTTVQAYAGHEQAALSAVVTARTRAQHASAGGPEPRADPEHELSSALGQLFARAEAYPQLRADQTFQQLHEQLIDSEDRVTHARQFYNSAAQTLRNSVQAVPSNLVARAGGFRSPPFFAAIGAERDRIQLQHGDPVTGTAR, encoded by the coding sequence ATGACCGCCGCGGCGTACACGGTCCTCGTCCCGCTCCTGGTCGGCGTGGCGTGCGGAGCGCCGCTGCTGCTGGTGCTCGGATGGGCGATCTACACCTATAACCGGCTGGTCCGGCAGCGCAACCAGGTGCACGCCTCGTGGGCACAGATCGATGTTGAGCTACGACGCCGGCACGACCTGATCCCCAGCCTGGTCACCACGGTGCAGGCCTACGCCGGCCACGAACAGGCGGCGCTCAGCGCGGTGGTGACCGCCCGCACCCGCGCCCAGCACGCCAGCGCCGGCGGTCCGGAGCCCCGCGCCGACCCCGAACACGAACTCAGCTCCGCGCTCGGCCAGCTGTTCGCCCGCGCCGAGGCTTACCCGCAGCTACGCGCCGACCAGACGTTCCAACAGCTACACGAGCAACTCATCGACAGCGAAGACCGGGTCACCCACGCCCGCCAGTTCTACAACAGCGCGGCGCAGACGCTACGCAACTCGGTCCAAGCGGTGCCGAGCAACCTGGTGGCCCGGGCGGGCGGGTTCCGGTCACCGCCGTTCTTCGCGGCGATCGGCGCCGAACGCGACCGGATCCAGCTGCAGCACGGCGATCCAGTCACCGGCACCGCGCGCTAA
- a CDS encoding MarR family winged helix-turn-helix transcriptional regulator: MAHDSTATDPVPSPDQVDEITEAWRRERPATPVESIQVITRITRLAKLFADDRRRTLGQLGIDSATLDLLATLRRAGPPYQLSPGQLAQRALVSAGAVSQRVARAQRSGLVARQPAGGDGRGVLVTLTAAGHALVERTVDELLRHEETLLAPLTAPQRKQLAATLRALLTQLSAARSEPPAGH, from the coding sequence ATGGCGCACGACAGCACCGCTACCGACCCTGTGCCGAGCCCGGATCAGGTGGACGAGATCACCGAGGCCTGGCGACGGGAGCGACCCGCTACCCCGGTGGAGTCGATCCAGGTGATCACCCGAATCACCCGGCTGGCGAAGCTCTTCGCCGACGACCGACGGCGGACGCTCGGCCAGCTCGGGATCGACTCAGCCACCCTGGACCTGCTCGCCACCCTGCGCCGCGCCGGCCCGCCATACCAGCTCTCCCCCGGCCAACTGGCGCAGCGTGCCCTGGTCAGCGCCGGAGCGGTCAGTCAGCGGGTGGCCCGCGCGCAACGGAGCGGCCTGGTCGCGCGGCAGCCGGCCGGCGGCGACGGCCGAGGTGTCCTGGTCACGCTCACCGCCGCCGGCCACGCGCTGGTGGAACGGACCGTGGACGAGCTGCTACGACACGAGGAGACCCTGCTCGCGCCGCTTACGGCGCCGCAACGGAAGCAACTCGCGGCGACCCTTCGTGCGCTGCTGACTCAGTTGTCGGCGGCTCGCTCCGAGCCCCCTGCCGGACACTGA
- a CDS encoding DUF2207 family protein, with translation MSVTVFTVLLATMTGVWLVAYLALFLGTRTRGVRAAPASPDLGPEPPAVVNLLVNRWRLTPDAAEATLLDLAARGWLELRQTGHEPRNTTVHLRQPGNPGPILPFEARILDRVRQLAVAGVVPVTALTFRDPRRAAAWQRQLHREIVADARARGLSRGRFSPAVQTALSSIAGVAAVVPFGAAVLQGSINPVVLVLAMAITVGISTAMNGLANSERDTPTGRAAASRWLGVRSWLRGHEEFAQLPPAAVTLWQRYLAYGAALGVTRTTSAVLDLGMGDDRRVWSAYQGHWRRVRIRYPRLRPHYGRSLPGLLLQLLVLLFIAAVLSRFGSIAAGLADSRPAPAPIDTFGLGALVISAALAGYALYTLARGVIELAQPRTITGEVLWSKVARTRKSKHGRQGEPLLYHLAVDSGGVDTTTAWGLPAQWAHDLHPGDIAELTVRPWSRRITGYRVLRPGPRRSVIEPVAVP, from the coding sequence ATGTCCGTAACCGTCTTCACCGTGCTGCTGGCGACCATGACCGGGGTGTGGCTCGTCGCGTACCTTGCGCTTTTCTTGGGCACCCGCACCCGGGGCGTCCGCGCGGCACCCGCCTCCCCAGACCTCGGCCCCGAGCCGCCGGCCGTGGTCAACCTGCTGGTCAACCGGTGGCGGCTGACCCCGGACGCGGCCGAGGCGACCCTGCTGGACCTGGCCGCTCGCGGCTGGCTGGAGCTGCGCCAGACCGGCCACGAACCCCGCAACACCACTGTGCACCTGCGCCAGCCCGGCAATCCTGGACCAATACTGCCATTCGAAGCGCGAATTTTGGATCGGGTCCGGCAACTGGCCGTGGCCGGAGTCGTCCCCGTCACCGCCCTCACCTTCCGGGACCCGCGTCGAGCCGCCGCCTGGCAACGCCAACTGCACCGCGAGATCGTGGCGGACGCGCGGGCACGCGGACTGTCCCGCGGCCGGTTCAGCCCCGCCGTGCAGACCGCCCTGTCGAGCATCGCCGGAGTGGCGGCGGTCGTACCGTTCGGCGCCGCGGTGCTACAGGGATCGATCAATCCGGTGGTGCTGGTGCTGGCGATGGCCATCACCGTGGGGATCTCCACCGCGATGAACGGCCTCGCCAACAGCGAACGGGACACCCCCACCGGGCGGGCCGCGGCCAGTCGCTGGCTCGGCGTACGCAGCTGGCTCCGCGGCCATGAGGAGTTCGCGCAGCTGCCGCCGGCGGCGGTGACCCTGTGGCAGCGGTACCTCGCCTACGGCGCGGCGCTCGGCGTCACCCGGACCACGAGCGCGGTCCTCGACCTGGGCATGGGGGATGACCGGCGAGTCTGGTCCGCCTACCAGGGGCACTGGCGACGGGTCCGGATCCGGTACCCCCGGCTACGCCCCCACTACGGCCGCTCCCTACCCGGCCTGCTGTTACAGCTGCTGGTGTTGCTGTTCATCGCCGCAGTGCTCAGCCGGTTCGGCTCGATCGCCGCCGGGCTCGCCGATTCCCGGCCAGCACCCGCGCCAATCGACACGTTCGGGCTGGGGGCACTGGTAATCAGCGCCGCGCTGGCGGGTTACGCCCTCTACACCCTGGCTCGGGGGGTGATCGAACTAGCCCAGCCCCGGACCATCACCGGCGAGGTGCTGTGGAGCAAAGTCGCCCGTACCCGCAAGAGCAAGCACGGCCGCCAGGGCGAGCCGCTCCTCTACCACCTCGCGGTCGACTCCGGCGGGGTGGACACCACCACCGCCTGGGGTCTGCCGGCCCAGTGGGCCCACGACCTCCACCCCGGCGACATCGCCGAGCTGACCGTCCGCCCATGGTCGCGCCGGATCACCGGCTACCGGGTGCTCCGCCCCGGCCCGCGGCGAAGCGTCATCGAACCGGTCGCGGTGCCATGA
- a CDS encoding acyl-CoA dehydrogenase family protein produces the protein MDLVLSEEQAAVRRLAADFVDREIVPHAAEWDRAEQVDPTVVRRLGQLGLLGLTIPEADGGVGGDHLTYCLVTEELGRGDSSIRGIFSVSLGLVGRSIAGYGTDDQRQRWLPALCAGEALGCFGLTEPEAGSDAASLTTRAVAVGDRWRLTGSKTFITNGSTAKVALIFARTGEAGPKGITAFLVPTDSPGFAATEIHGKLGLRGQATAQLTLDEVEVPASAQLGELGQGFTIAMNALAKGRLSLAAGCVGILQGCLTAAVEYAKVRHQFGRPIAGFQLVQQLLAEIAMATDAARLLVWRAADLIDRGEPFETEASIAKLYASEAAVRAANSALQVFGGYGYVDEYPVGKYLRDARVTTVYEGTSQIQQLIIGRALTGVSAFR, from the coding sequence ATGGATCTCGTGTTGTCGGAGGAGCAGGCGGCGGTGCGCCGGTTGGCAGCGGACTTCGTCGACCGCGAGATCGTGCCGCACGCGGCCGAGTGGGACCGGGCCGAGCAGGTCGACCCGACCGTCGTGCGGCGGTTGGGCCAGTTGGGCCTGCTCGGACTCACCATCCCGGAGGCCGACGGCGGGGTCGGCGGCGACCACTTGACGTACTGTCTGGTCACCGAGGAACTCGGCCGGGGCGACTCGTCGATCCGGGGCATCTTCTCGGTCTCGCTCGGCCTGGTCGGGCGGAGCATCGCCGGGTACGGCACCGACGACCAGCGCCAGCGCTGGCTGCCGGCGCTCTGCGCCGGCGAGGCACTTGGCTGTTTCGGGCTCACCGAACCGGAGGCCGGCTCCGACGCCGCCTCACTTACCACTCGGGCGGTCGCCGTCGGCGACCGATGGCGGTTGACCGGGTCCAAGACGTTCATCACCAACGGCAGCACCGCGAAGGTCGCATTGATCTTCGCCCGCACCGGCGAGGCCGGCCCCAAGGGGATTACCGCCTTTCTCGTCCCGACCGACTCGCCCGGCTTCGCCGCCACTGAGATCCACGGGAAGCTGGGCCTGCGGGGCCAGGCTACCGCCCAACTCACCCTCGACGAGGTGGAGGTGCCCGCCAGCGCCCAACTGGGGGAGCTGGGACAGGGCTTCACCATCGCGATGAACGCGCTCGCCAAGGGGCGGCTCTCGCTCGCCGCCGGCTGCGTTGGCATCCTGCAGGGATGCCTGACCGCGGCGGTCGAGTACGCCAAGGTCCGGCACCAGTTCGGGCGTCCGATCGCCGGCTTCCAGCTGGTGCAGCAACTGCTCGCGGAGATCGCGATGGCGACCGACGCCGCCCGGCTGCTGGTCTGGCGGGCCGCCGACCTCATCGACCGTGGTGAGCCGTTCGAGACCGAGGCGTCCATCGCCAAGCTCTACGCGAGTGAGGCCGCGGTGCGCGCCGCGAACTCCGCGCTACAGGTCTTCGGCGGGTACGGTTACGTGGATGAGTACCCGGTGGGCAAGTATCTGCGCGACGCCCGGGTCACCACCGTCTACGAAGGCACCAGCCAGATCCAGCAACTGATCATCGGTCGGGCGCTGACCGGGGTCAGCGCGTTCCGCTGA
- a CDS encoding SDR family oxidoreductase — translation MRQVVVTGGGTGIGLAIAQAFIANGDRVAITGRRESVLSEAAQRIGAQAVSFDAADPVAVRASLPELPAEVDVLVNNAGGIVAAGEPAPSPDELVALAEGWRHQLAANLLTAVLVTAALQPRLVDHGRVITIGSIAGSRGGGDYGAAKAAVVAWNADLAAKLGPRGITANVVAPGLVLETEFFQGRLSEQRRQRLVAETSVGRPGAPADVAATVEFVASPGARHITGQVIHVNGGAYLGR, via the coding sequence ATGCGGCAGGTGGTGGTCACCGGCGGCGGCACCGGCATCGGGCTCGCGATCGCGCAGGCCTTCATCGCCAACGGCGACCGGGTCGCGATCACGGGCCGGCGGGAGTCTGTGCTGTCCGAGGCGGCGCAGCGGATCGGCGCGCAGGCGGTCAGCTTCGACGCGGCCGACCCGGTCGCGGTGCGGGCGAGCTTGCCGGAGCTGCCGGCCGAGGTCGACGTGCTGGTCAACAATGCGGGCGGCATCGTGGCGGCCGGGGAGCCGGCACCGTCGCCAGACGAGCTGGTGGCCCTGGCCGAGGGGTGGCGCCACCAGCTGGCAGCGAACCTGCTCACGGCGGTCCTGGTGACCGCCGCGTTGCAGCCTCGGCTGGTTGACCACGGGCGGGTCATCACCATCGGCTCGATCGCGGGCAGCCGCGGCGGTGGCGACTACGGTGCCGCCAAGGCCGCGGTGGTCGCCTGGAACGCCGACCTGGCGGCGAAACTGGGCCCGCGCGGCATCACCGCCAACGTGGTCGCCCCCGGGTTGGTGCTGGAGACCGAATTCTTCCAAGGGCGGCTCAGTGAGCAGCGGCGGCAGCGACTGGTCGCGGAGACCTCGGTTGGGCGCCCCGGCGCCCCCGCCGACGTCGCCGCGACCGTCGAGTTCGTCGCGTCGCCCGGCGCGCGTCACATCACCGGCCAGGTCATCCACGTCAACGGCGGCGCCTACCTGGGACGCTGA
- a CDS encoding TetR/AcrR family transcriptional regulator has translation MARPARPVLSRQRIIETATTIIDTEGLPALSTRRLARELRVQAPSLYNHFATKEEILDAVGDAIIAGVDLSMFGRDAWPDALRSWAHAYRAAYAAHPNVVPFLVHGPGRRPAALRLADAVYGALVDAGWPPRYATRIGATMRFFIAGSALGSFALGFPADPALYDENYPHLTDAHRLSEHRSEVDDGAFELGLESLIKGFESLYPAVVKQPAD, from the coding sequence ATGGCGCGGCCAGCCCGACCAGTCCTGAGCCGGCAACGCATCATCGAGACGGCGACGACGATCATCGACACCGAGGGCCTACCCGCGCTCTCCACCCGGCGGCTCGCCCGGGAACTGCGGGTCCAGGCCCCCTCGCTCTACAACCACTTCGCCACCAAAGAGGAGATCCTCGACGCGGTCGGCGACGCGATCATCGCCGGCGTGGACCTGTCGATGTTCGGCCGGGACGCGTGGCCCGACGCGCTGCGTAGCTGGGCTCACGCCTACCGGGCGGCCTACGCCGCGCACCCGAACGTAGTGCCCTTCCTGGTCCACGGCCCTGGCCGGCGGCCGGCGGCGCTCCGGTTGGCCGACGCGGTCTACGGTGCGCTCGTCGACGCCGGCTGGCCACCCCGGTACGCCACCCGGATCGGGGCCACCATGCGGTTCTTCATCGCCGGCTCCGCGCTCGGCTCGTTCGCGCTCGGCTTCCCCGCCGATCCGGCGCTCTACGACGAGAACTATCCCCATCTGACCGACGCGCACCGGTTGAGCGAACACCGCAGCGAGGTCGACGACGGCGCTTTCGAACTCGGGCTCGAGTCACTGATCAAAGGGTTCGAGTCGCTCTACCCCGCGGTCGTCAAGCAGCCGGCAGATTGA
- a CDS encoding HAD family hydrolase, translating into MADGNPLPISTVLFDADGVLQRAGPLHAHFQERYGWPREKLDAFFHHLFHERLYLDQVLLGVGDPRTVLAAALADWGWLAEPERFLADWYEVGIVPDPAALTLVDTLREAGIRCVLASNQDIARAEFMDDQLGYRVRFDQRFYSATVGHAKPDHAYFEAVLGALAEPAGQVLFIDDKAENVNAARQCGLRAEVLHPGGRLADLLAGHRLPVVRPAGRPVGASATS; encoded by the coding sequence ATGGCTGACGGTAACCCGCTCCCGATCTCTACGGTCCTGTTCGACGCTGACGGTGTGCTGCAGCGGGCAGGCCCGCTGCACGCCCACTTCCAGGAGCGGTACGGCTGGCCCCGGGAGAAGCTTGACGCCTTCTTCCACCACCTGTTCCACGAACGGCTCTACCTCGACCAGGTGTTGCTCGGGGTGGGGGACCCGCGCACGGTCTTGGCGGCGGCGCTGGCGGACTGGGGCTGGCTGGCGGAGCCCGAGCGGTTCCTGGCGGACTGGTACGAGGTCGGCATCGTTCCGGACCCGGCGGCGCTGACTCTGGTGGACACGCTGCGGGAGGCGGGAATCCGCTGCGTACTAGCCTCCAATCAGGACATCGCGCGCGCGGAGTTCATGGACGACCAGCTCGGTTACCGGGTCCGGTTCGATCAGCGTTTCTACTCCGCCACGGTGGGCCACGCCAAGCCCGACCACGCCTACTTCGAAGCGGTGCTCGGGGCGCTGGCGGAGCCGGCCGGGCAGGTGCTCTTCATCGACGACAAGGCAGAGAATGTCAACGCGGCGAGGCAGTGCGGGTTGCGGGCCGAGGTGCTGCACCCCGGTGGCCGGCTCGCCGACCTGCTCGCCGGACACCGGTTGCCGGTGGTGCGGCCCGCCGGTCGCCCAGTCGGCGCTTCGGCCACGAGTTGA
- a CDS encoding zinc-binding dehydrogenase — MSRTVPAAVVSGVGQPLRIEEITLPDPGPGQVRIELHATGVCHSDRSIAEGTLRHQVPVVLGHEGAGRVAEVGPGVTGLAPGDPVVLNWAPACRQCWWCDRGEPWLCAHADDDWSRQYAVDAAGRPLHPGLGIGAFATETVVAEQACIRLPEDIPLPEAALLGCAVLTGVGAVRNAAGVRPGESVVVIGLGGVGLAALQGARLAGADPIIAVDPVPGKAELAYRLGATELLAPGPDLGRRVRALTGGRGADHAIECVGKASTIRAAWSATRRGGRATVVGLGSRTDDLTFNALEIGHFARTLTASVYGSTDPVVEVPRLLDEYRAGQLELSALVTERIQLAEVGAALAGLGAGARSVVMFR, encoded by the coding sequence ATGAGCCGGACAGTGCCCGCAGCGGTGGTGTCCGGGGTCGGGCAGCCGCTCCGGATCGAGGAGATCACGCTGCCTGACCCCGGCCCGGGACAGGTACGGATCGAACTCCACGCTACCGGCGTCTGCCACTCCGACCGTTCCATCGCCGAGGGCACGCTCCGGCACCAGGTGCCGGTGGTGCTCGGCCACGAGGGCGCCGGCCGGGTGGCCGAGGTCGGTCCCGGGGTGACCGGGCTGGCGCCGGGCGACCCGGTGGTGCTCAACTGGGCCCCGGCCTGCCGGCAATGCTGGTGGTGTGATCGGGGCGAGCCATGGCTGTGCGCCCACGCCGACGACGACTGGTCCCGGCAGTACGCCGTCGATGCCGCCGGGCGGCCACTGCACCCCGGGCTCGGGATCGGAGCCTTCGCCACCGAGACCGTCGTCGCCGAGCAGGCCTGCATCCGGCTGCCGGAGGACATCCCGCTGCCCGAGGCGGCACTGCTGGGCTGCGCCGTACTCACCGGGGTGGGCGCGGTCCGTAATGCTGCCGGGGTCCGGCCCGGCGAGTCGGTGGTGGTGATCGGGCTCGGCGGGGTCGGGCTCGCCGCCCTGCAGGGGGCCCGGCTGGCCGGAGCAGACCCGATCATCGCGGTGGATCCGGTGCCGGGCAAGGCCGAGCTGGCTTACCGGCTGGGCGCCACCGAACTCTTGGCGCCCGGCCCCGACCTGGGCCGCCGGGTGCGGGCGTTGACCGGGGGCCGGGGGGCCGACCATGCCATCGAGTGCGTCGGGAAGGCCTCGACCATCCGGGCGGCGTGGTCGGCGACGCGCCGGGGTGGTCGCGCCACCGTAGTCGGACTCGGGTCCCGCACCGACGACCTCACCTTCAACGCACTCGAGATCGGCCACTTCGCCCGTACCCTGACGGCCAGCGTCTATGGCAGTACCGATCCCGTGGTCGAGGTGCCCAGGTTGCTCGATGAGTACCGGGCCGGCCAACTGGAGCTGTCTGCCCTGGTCACCGAGCGGATCCAGCTCGCGGAGGTGGGCGCCGCGCTGGCCGGTTTGGGCGCCGGCGCGCGTAGCGTCGTGATGTTTCGGTAA
- a CDS encoding pirin family protein, giving the protein MAGADPSQATDRYDAAVATVAEPESVLLPGHDVPLGRYTTVRRLLPQRPRRMVGAWCFVDLFGPDEVAGTPGMQVPPHPHTGLQTVTWLMAGEVRHRDSLGSLATVRPGELNVMTSGHGIAHSEESPPEHPPVMHGLQLWVALPEAARHGAASFDHHPHMPVVADGGLTTTVVVGDLGGVRSPATTYSPLLAADVTVAAGTDAALPLEPDFEYAALSISGEAEVAGAPLAPGSLLYLGYGRGQLPLAADRDARLFLLGGEPFAEPLVMWWNFVGRSHDEIVTAREDWQAGRRFGTVEGYPGDPLPAPTLPTTRLKARDRHGNTFAG; this is encoded by the coding sequence ATGGCAGGCGCTGACCCGAGTCAGGCAACCGACAGGTACGACGCGGCGGTGGCCACGGTGGCGGAGCCCGAAAGCGTGTTGCTGCCCGGTCATGATGTGCCGCTCGGCCGTTACACGACGGTGCGGCGACTGCTGCCGCAGCGGCCCCGCCGGATGGTCGGCGCCTGGTGTTTCGTCGACCTCTTCGGCCCGGACGAGGTCGCCGGCACCCCCGGCATGCAAGTGCCGCCGCATCCGCACACCGGCCTGCAGACGGTAACCTGGCTGATGGCCGGGGAGGTCCGACACCGGGACAGCCTCGGCAGCCTCGCCACGGTCCGGCCCGGCGAGCTGAATGTGATGACCTCGGGTCACGGCATCGCCCACTCCGAGGAGTCACCACCGGAGCATCCGCCGGTTATGCACGGCCTACAGCTGTGGGTAGCGTTGCCGGAGGCGGCCCGACACGGAGCAGCGTCCTTCGACCACCACCCGCACATGCCGGTGGTCGCCGACGGCGGTTTGACCACCACGGTGGTGGTTGGCGACCTCGGCGGGGTCCGGTCACCGGCGACGACGTACTCGCCGCTGCTCGCGGCCGACGTCACGGTCGCCGCCGGCACCGACGCGGCGCTACCGCTCGAACCAGACTTCGAGTACGCGGCGCTCTCGATCTCTGGCGAGGCGGAGGTGGCCGGCGCTCCGCTGGCGCCGGGCAGTTTGCTGTATCTGGGCTACGGCCGGGGCCAACTCCCGTTGGCAGCGGACCGCGACGCCCGGCTGTTTCTACTCGGCGGCGAACCGTTCGCGGAACCGCTGGTGATGTGGTGGAATTTCGTCGGCCGAAGCCACGACGAGATTGTGACCGCCCGCGAAGATTGGCAGGCCGGCCGCCGGTTCGGCACGGTCGAGGGCTACCCGGGCGACCCATTGCCGGCGCCGACGCTGCCCACCACCCGTCTGAAGGCACGCGACCGGCACGGCAACACCTTTGCCGGGTGA
- a CDS encoding aldehyde dehydrogenase family protein → MITHDTLYIGGSWASPSSDERRPVTNPATGAVIGTVPDAGPADLARALSAARAAFPVWAATSLPERVAVLRAIRDGLAARHDELADLITAEMGAPRRVSRSLQVGLPLQVLDGYLSLLAEPAAEPELIGHSRVYRQPVGVVAAITPWNYPIHQAIAKIAPALAAGCPVVLKPSELTPLSTYLLTEIIDAAGLPPGGFNLICGPGAAIGAELVADPTVDLVSFTGSTRAGRQVAAAAAGQLTRVALELGGKSANILLPDADHRVAVKVGVANCFLNTGQTCTALSRMLVHTSAYEEAVERAGEYAAGFTVGDPTDPGTRLGPLVSAAQRDRVQSLVQQGIAAGARLVTGGPAATGLPETGHYVAPTVLADVPPGSELAQEEVFGPVLSILPYRDVDEAVRIANHSRYGLTGGVWSADPERAVAVARRLRTGQVDINGAAFNPVAPFGGYGDSGLGREHGRYGLAEYQELTSVQLPEPRS, encoded by the coding sequence GTGATCACGCACGACACTCTCTACATTGGTGGAAGCTGGGCCTCGCCCAGCAGCGACGAGCGGCGGCCGGTGACCAATCCCGCCACTGGCGCCGTGATCGGCACCGTCCCCGACGCCGGGCCGGCCGACCTGGCCAGGGCGCTCAGCGCCGCCCGGGCTGCCTTCCCGGTCTGGGCGGCGACCAGCCTGCCGGAACGGGTCGCCGTCCTGCGGGCGATCCGGGACGGGCTCGCCGCCCGGCACGACGAACTCGCGGATCTGATCACCGCCGAGATGGGCGCCCCTCGGCGAGTCTCCCGGTCGCTGCAGGTCGGCCTGCCGCTGCAGGTGCTCGACGGTTACCTCAGCCTGCTGGCCGAGCCGGCGGCCGAGCCGGAGTTGATCGGCCACTCGCGGGTGTACCGGCAACCGGTCGGCGTGGTCGCCGCGATCACGCCCTGGAACTACCCGATCCACCAGGCGATCGCGAAGATCGCTCCGGCGCTCGCGGCCGGCTGCCCGGTGGTGCTCAAACCCAGCGAACTGACCCCGCTCTCGACCTACCTGCTCACTGAGATCATCGACGCCGCCGGCCTACCGCCGGGCGGGTTCAACCTGATCTGCGGTCCCGGCGCTGCGATCGGCGCGGAGCTCGTCGCCGACCCCACCGTGGACCTGGTCTCGTTCACCGGCTCCACCAGAGCCGGCCGGCAGGTCGCGGCAGCCGCAGCCGGGCAGCTCACCCGGGTGGCGTTGGAGCTGGGCGGCAAGTCGGCCAACATCCTGCTGCCCGACGCGGACCACCGCGTCGCGGTCAAGGTCGGCGTGGCCAACTGCTTTCTGAACACCGGGCAGACCTGCACGGCGCTTTCCCGGATGCTGGTGCACACCTCGGCGTACGAGGAGGCGGTGGAGCGCGCTGGCGAGTACGCCGCCGGCTTCACCGTCGGCGACCCCACCGACCCCGGCACCCGGCTCGGGCCGTTGGTCTCCGCGGCCCAACGAGATCGGGTCCAGTCGTTGGTGCAGCAGGGGATAGCCGCCGGAGCGCGGCTGGTGACCGGTGGACCGGCCGCCACCGGGCTGCCGGAGACCGGGCACTACGTCGCACCCACTGTGCTCGCCGACGTGCCGCCGGGCAGCGAACTGGCCCAGGAGGAGGTCTTCGGCCCGGTGCTGTCGATCCTGCCGTACCGGGACGTCGACGAGGCGGTTCGGATCGCCAACCACTCCCGGTACGGACTCACCGGTGGAGTCTGGTCGGCCGATCCAGAGCGCGCAGTGGCGGTCGCGCGCCGTCTGCGCACCGGGCAGGTCGACATCAACGGCGCGGCGTTCAACCCGGTGGCTCCATTCGGCGGGTACGGCGACTCCGGGCTCGGGCGCGAGCACGGCCGGTACGGGCTCGCGGAGTACCAGGAGCTCACCTCGGTGCAACTGCCGGAGCCGCGGTCATGA